GTGAGATTGTGCATCAAAGAAAGTATCAAAGACTCAGACAAGAGTTAATTGCAGGTGGTGCGGGGTTAGCTGGGGTTTTCCTCATGGGAACCCTTTGGTACTGGTTAGTCGAACAATGGTCGTGGTCTGAAGCAGCATACATGACGATCATCACCTTGTCTACCGTTGGCTTTAGCGAAGTTCACCCCCTCGACGAGCGATCGCGCATTTTTACCATTTTCCTCATTTTGATGGGTATTGTTACCATTGGCTATATCGTCAATCGCTTTACAGAAGCCCTCATTCAAGGCTACTTTCAAGAAGGAATTCGGATGAGGCAACAGCGACGCTTGATTGATACGCTATCAGAACATTATATTCTTTGTGGGTTTGGACGCATGGGTCGTTATATCGCCCTAGAGTTTCAATCGGAAAATATCCCCTTTGTGGTGGTAGACTCTCAGGTAGAACAAATCGAAGAAGCACAAAATTTGGGTTTCGTTGTCGTCCAAGGAGATGCTACCCTTGACGAATTTTTGTTAAAAGCTGGGATCGAACGAGCAATTTGTTTAGTAGCTGCGTTGGGTTCGGATGCGGAAAATCTTTATACAATTTTGTCTGCGAAAACCTTAAATCGAGAAATTCGCGCGATCGCTCGCGCTAGCACTGAAGAAGCGGTACAAAAGTTACAACGAGCAGGCGCAGATGTGGTCGTTTCCCCTTATATTACAGGTGGGAAGAGATTAGCTGCTGCCGCTCTCAGACCCCAAGTAATGGATTTTGTTGATGGTATTCTTGCAGGTAGTAACAATTCATTCTACATGGAAGAATTTCGCCTCGACCCCGATATTTGTCCTTATGTAGGACAAACTTTAAGCGAAGCTAGACTGCGATCGCAAAGTGGTGCTTTAGTCTTAGCTATTCGTCGCGCTGATGGTAATCTTATTGGCGGTCCGACTGGTGAAACTCACTTACGATCTGGAGATTTACTCATCTGTATGGGAACCGCAGATCAATTACGCACCCTTAACCGTCTCCTCGGTCCCATTAGTTCCCGCTTCCCTCGTACCCCCAAAGGAGGAAAATAGGGACTGGGGACTGGGGACTGGGGTTTTCAGTGACCAGTTATCAGTTATCAGTTGTCAGTTATCAGTCCTGATTGGGGACAAGGGAGATGGAGAAGATGGGGAAGATGGGGAAGACTTGGAGGAATTAGGGAATAAACTGGTAACTGATAACTGTTCGTTGGGGACTGGGGACTGGGGACTGGGGACTGGGAAGACTTGGAGGACTTGAGGGAATTAGAGTATAAACTGATAACTGATAACTGGTCACTGTTCACTGGAAACAATCTTACTCCGACGCAAATCAGTAGTAATAATTAATCGCCAATCCCCAATCACCAATCCCCAATTACCAATCCCTAATCCCCAGTCCCCAGTCCCCAACCCCTAATCCCCAACAACCATGAACGCTCATATCTTAGTTGTCGAAGACGAAGTAAAACTAGCTCAATTTATCGAGTTAGAACTAAAATACGAAGGCTATCAAGTTAGCGTTGCTCATGATGGATTAACGGGTATCGAAACAGCTAGACAATCTACTCCCGATTTAATTATTTTAGATTGGATGTTACCCGGAGTTTCTGGTTTAGAAATTTGCCGCAGGTTACGCACCACTGGAGTTAAAATACCAATTATCTTATTAACTGCGAAAGATGAAATCAGCGATCGCGTGGCTGGTTTGGATGCTGGTGCTGATGATTATGTGGTTAAACCTTTTAGCGTGGAAGAGTTACTCGCACGGGTTAGAGCGCATTTGCGACGTACTACCGAAGAAGATAGCCATTTGATGCAATTTTCCGACTTAAGGTTAAATCGTAGCAGTCGAGAAGTGCATCGGGATTCGCGCGCGATCGAACTCACTGCTAAAGAATTCGATCTCCTTGAATATCTTATCTCTCATCCTCGCCAAGTCCTTAGCCGCGACCAAATTTTAGAACGAGTTTGGGGTTACGATTTTATGGGCGACTCGAATATCATTGAAGTTTATATTCGCTATCTACGTCTCAAACTCGAAGCAAATGGCGAAAAACGTTTAATTCAAACCGTGCGTGGTGTTGGTTACGTCTTGCGCGAATAATTATCTTTAGTTCCTAGCTCTAGAAATACTCAAAAAATGACAAGCGTTTTTTCCTATTTTCTTCCAGAACGACATAACTAAACAAAACTAAATTCTTCACCACTAATTAATAAAAACTATAACTCCGATGAATACGAGGATTTAATTTTTCTTCTACTATTTTACCCTCATGCAAATGTTGTTCGACAATCTTTTTAACATCAGAAGATTTTACCCGACAATACCAGGTTTCTTCAGGTAAAATTCTCACCGTCGTGGCAATACTACACTGTCCCTGACAACCTACAGGTTTAACAATAACATCTTCTGGCAAATCTGCCGCTTCAAACGCCGCCAGCACATCTGGGGAACCTGCTGCTCGACAAGAAGTATTTTGACATACCAAAACACAGCGTTTTCTTTCTTGACAATCTTCATCAATTATGCTGTTTGAAAAATCTCTCAACAATAAATATTACTCAACTAAATTGCTAACTACCAAACTCATAAATATTTATTTCTCCATCCTAACAAATAGCATTGTTTTCCTCACAAGCACCAATACTAACCCAATTACTCGAACCATCAGCCCAATGTTCTTTTTTCCAAATTGGTGCATTATGTTTTAAAGTATCGATCGCATAACGACACGCAGCAAAAGCTTCTCCGCGATGAGGACAACCCACCGCAACTAAAACACTAATCTCACCAATTTGTAAGCGTCCAATCCGATGATGAATAACCACGCGGTTAGTATCAGGATATTGTTGACGAAGATCGGCAGCAATTTTTTTGAAGACTTCTAAAGCCATTGGTTCATAAGCTTGATATTCTAAATAAACAACAGGCTTACCATCAGTTTGATTGCGTACCGTACCGCTCATAACTACAATTGCACCATTAGCAGCGTCATCCGCCAAACGATAGACTTCATCTAAAGATAAAGAGGCAAAAGTAATCGCCAAATTATCGTTAATATTAGTTTCAGTAGCTAGGGGAGCAAAGTTAATCATTTTGTTACAGAATTCAACTAATTTGATTGCGTTGTAAATCAATAAAGTAGAGAATGAAAGGTGAAAGCGCACTCTCTCATTCTCTACTTTTTTCATTCCTCTGGTTCAATTCCCGCAGCCCTTAGTTGTGCAGCCAAACGTTCCGCACGTTGTCTTTCTCGTTGAGCATTTTCGCGTTCTCGTTGAGCTAATTCAGACCCCCACAACAACAACTCTCCCTCTCGATTCCACCACCGCAACCAATAGCCAGTACGATTTTCTCGCGTTCCTTCCCATATTCCTAGAAATAACTCCATTTCTCCAATCCAATAGCGTCTATTATCATCGGGATTTTGCAATTGATACCGTCCAGAACTATCAAGTTGATATACTTCTAAATCGCCATTATTAGGTTGAAAAATAGCATAATTAGAAACTCGTAAAATTTGTTCGTAGAAAAACCACTTACCAGGAGGATAAGTAGGTTTAGTCGAATATTCGCTCCCTTCAGGATCGGAAAGAAACTCCATCACAATTACTGGAATTTCTCCTTGCAATTGTGGCGTGTAACTGCGAATCACTTCTTCTCTGGGTACGCTAATACTTCTAACATAAGCCCAATCGGGAGCTTTAACAACAATTCTGCCATTGACTGTCGCACAAATGCCGTAATTAGTTGGTGCAAGAGCGTTAGCTGGTAATCTACCAGCAAGTTCTAAACTTTCAGTCAGAGCGGCGGCTAATGGAGGCTGATTAATATTATCCACTGGATCGTCTGGTAAAATGTAATCTTCGGGTAGTTTTTCCCAAGTAATTTGATTAGGTGCTATTTGAACTGACATTGCTTACCTAGATTTAATTATCTGTCAATTTTTGTATTTGCTCTATTAATATTCTAGACTAAATATATAGTTTTGCTTAACAAGTTTGCTAAATAAATTCCAACTTTCAATTTTACCTAATCTTCAAATGTTCAAATGGTTCTCCTCGATCTTAGAGAAGTTAAAGAAATATTTTTTGTCACTACAATTGGCATATTTACTTAGGTCAACTTAGGTTGAATAGCAAGAGGCAATAACTAACAATCCATTGTTTTGCTCAAACAATTTTTTGGGGGGACGAGCAACGAAAAGCTTTTCCAGGAAAGGGTTTAGGTAATAAGTCTTACTGACGAGACAGAATATCAACGATACTTGACAAATTTACTAATTAGGTAAGCAGCGAAAATAATTTCCTACCTTTCCTACCTTTCCTACCTTTATTAGTAAATTCATTAAAGAAATATTACGAAATCTAGCCAAACCAAGAAAGACAATATAATATTATGTTGCAACCAAATGGTAAATAGACTGGGAGGAGACTGAAAAAAATCAGCCGCCGCTATTAAAAATAAAAAGCGATCGCTACAAATACAATAGCTGATAAAATTTAGCTGAAGAAGCTGGAGTTTGCTAGCCTGACATCAATTCCAGCAAATGAAGTAATAATCTTGCAAAGTCAAACGAACGAAAATGACGAATATTACTAACTTTCCGGACTTCTTAACATTAGGATTAGTTTTCACGTCTTTAAATGATTTTCAAACTTTCCTAACTGACTTAGGGATCACGATAGTAGTTGTCGTTGTCCTCTACATTCTCTGCTTTTATGTATTGCGTTTCTGGCTACGTCAACTATCAACTGATTTACCGTTAGTTACCTTAAATGTATCTCGATTTCCAGTGGTGGCGATCGCCTTAGCAGTTGGCATTAAAATATCGCTGGGTACTCTGCCATCAGAAAACCAGTTTCCCGTTTTGCAAAAAGTGCTGTCGGCTTTCATCGTAGTTATAGGCACTTACTGGTTTGCCAAAATAATTACCGAAGTGCTTATCTACTTTTTGAAAGATTACGCCGAAAAATCAGAGGCGATGTGGGACGATGTGGTAGTGCCAATCTTAGCTACTACGCTGCCAGTGATTATTTACCTAGTAGGTGGTTTACTAGCTTTACAATCACTGGGTATCGATCTGACTGGGCTTTGGGTAGCGTTTGGTGGGGCTACATTTGTATTAGGTTTTGCCTTGAAGGATATCTTAGCCAACTTTTTTAGTGGGTTAGTATTATTAATTGACACTCCTTTCCGGTTTGGCGATGTAATTTCTCTTCCCAATGGTTCCATAGCAGTAATCAAGAATATTGGGTTGCGCGTGACCAATTTATATCTTATTGATACTCATAGTGAGATGTATATCCCTAATGGGGCATTAGAAGGTCAGCAAATTGTTAATTTAAGTCGTCCCACTTCCCATTATTACTACACGGTGAGCATTCCCTTACAAACAGATGTCGATCCGACGCGGGCGATCAAAATAATGGAAAACGTAGTTTTAGCTCATCCAGATACTTTGGGAGATATTGACAAAAAACTGGAGATGCTTGACCGTTTTTATGGATTTTCTGGTACTGGCGTCAGAGAAGATCAAAAGAGAGAAAATGGACGGCAACGTTTATTAGCAGAAAAACAAGTCAACCTCAAGCTACGAAAAATTGAACAAGAGTTTGAACTGTTATCGGAAAAAATTTCTCATTTAGAAAAAGGTGGCTTAGATTTTAGTGAAATTAGCACCATTCGCGGCGACTATTTAGAAATCTGCGAACAGATGGGTTTAGAAATGCACACAGAACGACTTTGGGGTAAACGGAAACGTTCTTGGTTAGAAGAAGCACAGGGAAATGCGATTGATGATTCGCTGCTCGGTTTAATTAGACACTGGTATCTGGCATGGGAAAAAGATCCGGATTTAATGAAAGAAGATCGGATTATTTTGCCCAAAGAATGGGAGCAAAAGATGGATTTGCTGAAGATAAAAATGAATAAGTTGTTCAAGATTATGACTGAACCATCGGGACAAGAAACGAGACTGGACGATTATGTAGAAAATATGCGTCTCTGGTTATCAGAAAGTTTCAAAAGCTCTCGTAATGAGTGGCAAGATCCCAAAGTATGGGCAGATAAGGATTCAGTGGTTAAATTCTACGTTGACGACATTAAGTTAGAACACTGCGAACGAGGGAACCGGATTAAGAGTGAAGTACGTCGAGAGATGATTTGGCACTTAAGACAAGCTTATCTCTACAAGTAAACTACTCAGACTTGTTTGCCTTAATTTAACTAAGTTAATTGCTAGAGAATGGAAGTCAGATTGTTAGTCAGACTTCCATTTTTAATGAGCAAAGTAGAAAGTAAATTGCAGATGAGGAGTAATTGCTGATGAGTTTCAAAGTATATTGGCTTCGACATAGACTCCCCAAGTCCCCGCAAAAAGTTAAAATTGAAAAGCTAGAAATTCCCCAAAACAAAGGGTAAGGAGTATTATTTTGCCCCTGTCTCCGCGATCGCTCCAGCGAAATCAATCTTTACAGGAGCAAGCATACCAAGCAATTCGCACTGCAATCCTTTCAGGTGAACTAACTTCCGGACAACGGTTAGTGGAAACTCATCTTGCCAAAAAACTACAGGTTAGTCGAACCCCAATCCGAGAAGCAATCCGGCAGCTACAACATGAAGAGTTAGTCACCATCGATGCCAATAATGTGCTAAGAGTAGCTAAATTTTCTCCTCACGATGCCGCCCAGTTGTATGATTGTCGTTTAGCCTTAGAGCAACTTGCTGTAGCAGAAGCTTGTCAAAATGCCACTGATTCACAACTCAAACAACTCGATCGCCTGGTAATGCAAGCAGAAAAACTTAGTCACAGCAAGCCTTCTCAACTAACTAATTTTCAGCTTTTGGATCTCGACTACCGCTTTCACCGTCTCTTGGCTGAAAGTTCGGGGAATTTGTGGCTCAGGTCTTTGCTGGATCGGGTTTTTGATAAAATGATCCTGATTAGAATTCAAACGATTCAAAGTAACCCAGATGTGCTAGAAATTCGTGCCGAACATCGCCGCATTTATGAAGTGATTGCTCAAAGATCGCCGGAAACGGCAGTAGAAGCCATCAAAGACCATTTGCTAGCCGCGAAAGCACGAGTTATCCAGGAAATGGAAAATATTCAGCAAGAAAATTGTTCTTAGCAATACTTTGTTAGTTGTTTTGGGCTGATAAAATGCCGACAAGCTAATAAGTGCGATCGCACTTGTCCTTGATTAACTGGTTACATTTGTCATGATGTCTGCTCCTTATCCCCGGGATTTGATTGGTTACGGAAGGAATCCGATCGATCCCCAATTTCCCGGTAATGCTCGGCTTGCCCTACAATTTGTGATTAATTACGAAGAAGGTGGGGAAAACTGCGTCTTACACGGAGACATGGCTTCCGAAGCATTTCTCTCGGAAATTATCGGCGCAAAGCCCTTACCTGGGATGCGACACATGAATATTGAGTCGATGTACGAATACGGCAGTAGGGCTGGCTTTTGGCGGCTACATCGCTTATTCACCGAGCGGAATATACCCGTTACCGTCTATGGAGTTGCAATGGCTTTAGAGCGCAATCCAGAAGCTGTAGCTGCCATGATTGAATCAGACTGGGAAATTGCTTCTCATGGCTACCGTTGGATTGACTATCAATATTTACCAGAAGCAATTGAGCGCGAACATATCCAAAAGGCGATCGCCATTCACACTCAAGTTACAGGTAATCGTCCTCTCGGCTGGTACACTGGACGCAACAGCCCGAATACTCGTCGTTTGGTGGTCGAAGTTGGAGGCTTTCTTTACGACTCCGATAGCTACGCTGATGACTTACCCTACTGGGTATACGAACAATCTCGCCCTCACCTCGTCATTCCCTACACTCTCGACAACAACGATATGCGTTTCGCCACCAATCAAGGATTTAACTGCGGGGATCAGTTTTTTACCTATCTGCGCGATGCTTTTGATCTCTTGTATGCCGAAGGAGAAACCGCACCCAAAATGATGAGCGTGGGGTTACACTGTCGTTTAGTCGGTAGACCTGGACGCACCGCTTCTCTAGCTCGCTTCCTCGATTATGTACAGCAGCGATCGCGTGTCTGGATCTGTCGTCGGATCGATCTTGCTCGCCATTGGCATCAAAACCATTATCCACAAGGGAATTAGGGATTGGGGACTGGGGACTGGGGACTGGGGACTGGGGACTGGGGACTGGGGACTGGTGATTGGGGACTGGGGACTGGGGACTGGGGACTGGGGACTGGGGACTGGGGATTAGGGACTGGGGACTGGGGACTGGGGACTGGTGATTGGTGATTGGTGATTGGTAAGACAAGGAAAAAAGGGGATTAGGGATTGGGGACTGGTGATTGGGGACTGGGGACTGGTGATTGGTGATTGGTGATTGGTAAGACAAGGAAAAATTGTCGGATCAATAAACTGTAATGCTGCTAACTGTTAACTGGTGTAGAGACGTTGCATTTTAGTCTCTACATACCCTAATCCCCAATCCCTAATCCCTAATCCCCAATCCCTCCTTATAAGCAGCCCAACCGCCGTAGTCAGAAATATCGAGCCAATTGTACTTTTCTACCAACTCGCGAGGATAAAGCATCGCCGTCAAAACCTCTCCATCTTCCAGCACTACATCACCCGGATACATATTTGGTGGTTCCGTGGAAACCAGATGCTCGTATTGCTCTGAGGTTAGTTCGTATACTTCGCCAGGAATGCTAATTCCTCCCTCCTCAACTTGGTATATCGCCGGATGCCAGCCTTCTGCGGCTGCGTGAAGACGATATAGAGGGCGAGTTTGCGCTTTTTTGATAAATTTAGCCGATTGCAGATTTCCGTGGTCTGGTTGACCTTTTAGTGCCGAACCGCAGATGAAAACTCGCTTGCAATTTGCCTTTGTTGTGGTCATCTTAAGTCTGTCTGAGAATAATTTTGCCAAAGATAAATAATTAGTGTACTCTAGATTCCAGATTTTTGTATACAGTATACAATTTTTGCGAAAGCAAAACGTCAAAGTATCTTGAAAGTATCTTTAGTGACGAATGTGACCGCTTCTGGGGCAAAACTTCCTTTAAAGTTGATTAAAATCTGAGAAACGAATAACTTTTCTCAACGATAGGCAAAATCGCAACATTATCAAAACTGAAGAGATTTTCGATGGTAACTGGCTTAATTTCCACAATTTTAGTTAATCAAGAGCGGCTGCAACAGAGTATAGAAACTTTGGCAGAAATTGGTCAAACTCCCCAAGGTGGAGTACAGCGCCTTGCTTATAGCTTAGAAGATCTTCAAGCTCGTCACCTAATTCAAGGCTGGATGAAAGAAGCCGGAATGAGCGTGAGAATAGACGCGGCGGGTAATATTATTGGTAGGTATCCGGGGAAATTTCCCGAAATGCCTGCTTTAGCTACAGGTTCTCACATTGATACGGTTCCTAACGGGGGACGTTATGATGGTGCTTATGGAGTTTTAGCTGCACTGGAGATCGCACGAGTTTTCCAAGAGCGACAAATTCAACTGAATCATCCTTTTGAGGCGATCGCCTTTACGGATGAAGAAGGTAGTATGATTGGCAGTAAGGCTATATCGGGAAGATTAGTTAACGATCCCGCGTACTACGTTCGTCCTGATGGTACGAATATTGAGAGTTGTTTAGCGAAAGTTGGTGGTAACTGGGATTGTATTGAACGAGCGCGATTGACTTCTAAGGAAATTGCGGCTTTTGTGGAGTTGCACGTTGAGCAAGGTCCGGTGCTAGAATCAGCAGGTAAGCAAATTGGTGTGGTTCAAGGAATTGTCGGTCAACGAAGATATAAGATTACCGTCAAAGGAAGTCCGAGACACGCGGGGACGACTCCAATGAATATGCGTCAAGATGCTTTAGTTGCAGCCTCTCAGGTGGTTTTAGCTGTGAATGAGCTAGCTAATAGTTCCGGAGAACAAGTAGCTACGGTAGGAGCGATGCAGGTTTCACCCAATGCAGCGAATACAATTCCTGGTTTGGTGGAGATGGAGTTAGATATTCGCGATTTGTCGAGTCAACGCTTGGATGAACTAATTTTACAGTTAGAGGAGAATTTGGTGGCGATCGCCACTAACACTCACACGGAAATTCAAATTCATCCCCGTCTACGCAACGAACCAGCTTTAGCGAAAACGGAAATTCAAAACACAATCGCCGAAATTTGTCAAGACTTCAACTTAACTTATTTGCACCTACCAAGTCGTGCTAGTCACGATGCTCAAGAAATTGCTACTTTTACTGATATGGGGATGATTTTTGTCCCCAGCAAGGGAGGAGTTAGCCACGCAGAAACCGAATATACTTCAGTGGAGCAATGTACTCAAGGAGCTAATGTTTTGCTGCACGCTTTACTCCGGTTAGATCGATATTATCAGAGCTAATTGGTTCGTTTAGTGAGGCGATCGCTAAGATAAAATCGCAAAACATCTTAACGCGATCGCTCCATAGAGACAATCCTATCGCGACAATCGCGTCGTTGTCTTTGGGTGCTATAGTTATCAGTCTGGCAATAATTTTTCAACTAATCTAAAACCAAAATGGCGAAAAAACTTTCTCAGGAACTAGAACGGTATTTTTTTCAAGAAGAAAGACAAACTTATGTCAAATTAGGCGATATTTTCTCTTTAGCTGGAGAGCGTCTATTTGGCTTTTTATTCGTAATTTTGGCTTTACCTTCAGCTTTACCAATTCCTGCACCAGGTTACTCAATTCCGTTTGGAATTTTAATATTTCTCCTAGCAATTCAACTGGTTGCTGGTCGTCAGCGTCCTTGGCTACCAACAAAAATGATGAATCGTTCAATGACTATATCACAAGCGCAAGGTTTTGTCAAAGCTGGCATACCTTGGTTAAAGAGGATCGAAGCAATCGCGCGTCCCCGGATGAGTTATCTTTGTGCTAGTTTTCCTGGTAGAGTTATTATCGGCATCGCGATCGCCTTAATGTCAATTTCCATGATGATTCCCATTCCCTTAACCAACACCTTACCTGCGATAGGTATTTTTGTCACTGGTTTTGGTTTACTAGAAGATGATGGCGCAATTAGCCTAGGCGGTTTAATTGTTTGTTTGCTGGGAGGAATTCTCACCTGTCTAATTTTAATTTTAGGTCTAGAAGTAGTCGAAGCGTTCCTCGATTTTCTGAAAAACTGGCTTGGTAGTATAATTTCTTAATTTTTACACTAATGGTTGAATGGATAACTAATACTATTACTACATTGGGGTATGGAGGAATAGCTTTATTAATGTTAGTAGAAAACCTCTTTCCCCCCATTCCTTCTGAAGTAATTATGCCCCTCGCCGGGTTTGTAGTTGCTAGGGGAGAAATGAGTTTTGTTCCAGTAATTTTAGCTGGAGTTGTCGGTAGTATGATCGGCGCTTTACCTTGGTATTACGCTGGAAAAATTTATAGTAAAAGACGTATTTCTCGTTTAGCTGACAAATACGGTAAGTGGTTTGCTATCTCTGGAGAAGACATCGAAAAAGCCGATAGATGGTTTAAGAAATACGGAAGAAAAGCTGTATTTTACGGGCGCATGGTTCCTGGAATTCGCACCGTAATTTCTCTCCCGGCGGGAATTAACAATATGAACATGGCGTCATTTTTAGTTTATACTTTACTTGGCTCTAGCTTGTGGGTATTACTACTAACTCTGTCTGGATATATTCTCGGAGAAAATTATTATTTAGTGGAAGAATACATTGGTTATTTTTCCTTAGCTGTAGTAATTATTGTAGTAACAAGTATAATTGTTTGGTTGGTGAAAAAGCGTCAGGGAAAAGGTAAATAATTGATGATAAATAGCAAATTTATCACCACCGAACCTTTAGTTAATAGTGGAGAAGCCGGAGAAAAAATTGTTTGGGAAGCCATCCAAACCGCCTTTGCAGACAGAGAATGTCTTGGCTATTGGCGTTATCCTATTTTCGATCGCGTGGGGAAATTTCGCAAAGAACCAGATATCTTAATTAGCGATCGCCAGCTAGGATTGATTATTATCGAAGTAAAATCAATCACCATCAACCAAATTGTCACCATTATCGGACATCGCTGGCAATATCGCAACTTCTACACCCCAAGCGGAAACCCTTACCAGCAAGCAGAAAACCAGCTATTCGCCTTACTCGGTTATACAAAAATCGAACCCAGTCTACAGCAACAAGTCACTGGGAGAGTAGCGATCGCGCTACCCCAAATTACCACAAAACAGTGGCAAGAAAAAAATTTTCACAAATTACCCACCTCTCCCCCAATAATTTTTCGCAACCATCTCCGTTTATCCGCTTCCAGTAGTGGTTTTCTCCTCCAACAAATTCAACAAATCACACCACTTAGCCAAGGAAACCCACTCTCTCCCCAACAATGGCAATTACTATTAGCAATCTTAGGCGGAACCAAACTATATTCTCAACCCACACACCGAGTTTTAGCCCACAGTAAAAGTCGCGGAAAAACCCTCCAAAAACTTCGCCAACACATCTCCCAACTTGACTGGGAACAAGAAAGAATTGCCAAACAAATACCACCAGGACCCC
This genomic window from Oscillatoria salina IIICB1 contains:
- a CDS encoding exopolysaccharide biosynthesis protein; protein product: MAKKLSQELERYFFQEERQTYVKLGDIFSLAGERLFGFLFVILALPSALPIPAPGYSIPFGILIFLLAIQLVAGRQRPWLPTKMMNRSMTISQAQGFVKAGIPWLKRIEAIARPRMSYLCASFPGRVIIGIAIALMSISMMIPIPLTNTLPAIGIFVTGFGLLEDDGAISLGGLIVCLLGGILTCLILILGLEVVEAFLDFLKNWLGSIIS
- a CDS encoding DedA family protein yields the protein MVEWITNTITTLGYGGIALLMLVENLFPPIPSEVIMPLAGFVVARGEMSFVPVILAGVVGSMIGALPWYYAGKIYSKRRISRLADKYGKWFAISGEDIEKADRWFKKYGRKAVFYGRMVPGIRTVISLPAGINNMNMASFLVYTLLGSSLWVLLLTLSGYILGENYYLVEEYIGYFSLAVVIIVVTSIIVWLVKKRQGKGK